One Vigna unguiculata cultivar IT97K-499-35 chromosome 7, ASM411807v1, whole genome shotgun sequence genomic region harbors:
- the LOC114191981 gene encoding ubiquitin carboxyl-terminal hydrolase 13-like isoform X1, translating to MPPLPLDQQDEVMMDPIPDAPEMEESSSSAEAQTVDSLSSGRFTWTIKNFSRLARKVYSEVFYVGGHKWQILLFPKGNSVDHLSLYLDVADSMTLAPGWSRFAQFCLTVVNQFNTQYSFRKESQHLFNARESDWGFTNFMPLTELCDPSRGYCVNDTCIVEADVAIRKVLDYWSHDSKKETGYVGLKNQGATCYMNSLLQTLYHIPYFRKALYHMPTTENDMPLRSIPLALQSLFYKLQHNDTSVSTKELTKSFGWDTHDSFLQHDVQELNRVLCEKLEDKMKGTVVEGTIQQLFEGHHMNYIDCINVDYKSMREESFYDLQLDVKGCQNIYDSFDKYVEVEQLEGDNKYHAEWHGLQEARKGVLFVDFPPVLQLQLKRFEYDFMRDTMVKINDYYEFPLQLDLDRDNGKYLSSKANRSIRNLYTLHSVLVHSGGVHGGHYYAYIRPTLSNQWFKFDDERVTREDSKRAIEEQYGGEEELPHINPGFNNSPFKFTKYSNAYMLVYIRDSDKDKIICNVDEKDIAQHLRVRLKKEQEEKEKKRKEKAEAHLYTIVKIAREDDMCAQIGKDIFFDLVDHDKVWSFRIKKQMPFMSVKEEVAREFRIPVPCQRFWLWARRQNYTYRLNRPLTSSEETRLVGELTEVSINGNNSELTLFLEFGINPGFGFCPPPVKTKEDLLLFFKVYDPSQEKLRYVGSLYVKGSGKPLDILSTLKRMAGFAVDEEIELFEEIKFEPRVMCEHVDRNMTYRDNQLEDGDIICYQKFPKAGSGEQLHCPNNVYSFLEYVHNRQVVRFRFLGKPKEDEFSLELSKLHTYDDVVMKVAQHLGLSDSSKIRLTSHNCYSQQPKAQPIKYQGVENLSDMLIHLNQISDILYYEILDIPLPELQCIKTLKIAFHLATKDEVVISTVRLPKQSTVEVLLNDIKSKVDLSHPDAQLRLLEVFYHKIYKIFSPSETIENISDEYWKLRAEEIPEEERNLGPLDLLIHVYHFFGDTSHKYLKIQNFGDPFLFVIREGETLADVKLRIQKKLQVPDAEFSSWKFAFVLHDRPEFLQDSDIVSARFQRREIFGSSEQYLGLEHADSAPKRSYAVNQVRAVYNNHFSNFQNRHALEKPVKIYN from the exons ATGCCGCCTCTGCCACTAGAC CAGCAGGACGAGGTGATGATGGATCCTATTCCAGATGCTCCCGAGATGGAAG AAAGCTCGAGTTCTGCTGAAGCACAAACTGTGGATAGTCTGTCATCAGGGAGATTCACATGGACTATTAAGAATTTTTCGAGGCTTGCTAGGAAAGTATATTCTGAAGTTTTCTATGTTGGGGGACACAAATG GCAGATACTCTTATTTCCAAAGGGGAATAGTGTTGATCATTTATCACTGTATCTAGATGTTGCTGATTCAATGACGTTGGCTCCTGGATGGAGTAGATTTGCCCAGTTTTGCTTGACTGTTGTTAATCAATTCAATACTCAATACTCTTTCAGGAAAG AATCACAGCATCTATTTAATGCTCGTGAGAGTGACTGGGGTTTCACTAATTTCATGCCTCTTACGGAATTATGTGATCCTAGCCGAGGTTATTGTGTTAATGATACATGCATAGTTGAAGCTGATGTTGCTATTCGTAAGGTTCTTGATTACTGGTCACATGACTCAAAAAAGGAAACTGGTTATGTTGGACTGAAAAACCAAGGAGCTACTTGTTACATGAATTCACTTCTTCAGACACTGTATCACATTCCTTATTTTAGAAAG gCTTTGTACCACATGCCTACAACTGAGAATGACATGCCATTAAGGAGCATTCCTCTAGCATTGCAGAGCTTATTCTACAAGTTGCAGCATAATGACACTAGTGTATCTACAAAAGAGTTAACCAAGTCATTTGGATGGGATACACATGATTCATTCTTGCAGCATGATGTCCAAGAACTTAATAGAGTTCTTTGTGAAAAGTTAGAAGACAAAATGAAG GGAACTGTTGTTGAAGGCACCATACAGCAGTTGTTTGAAGGTCACCACATGAACTATATTGATTGCATCAATGTTGACTACAAATCAATGAGAGAAGAATCATTCTATG ATCTTCAGCTTGATGTCAAAGGATGTCAGAACATTTACGATTCTTTTGACAAATATGTTGAAGTAGAACAGCTTGAAGGCGATAACAAGTATCATGCTGAGTGGCATGGTTTACAG GAGGCTAGGAAGGGTGTTTTGTTCGTTGATTTTCCACCTGTTCTTCAGCTGCAACTGAAACGGTTTGAATATGATTTTATGCGAGACACCATGGTAAAG ATCAATGACTACTATGAGTTCCCCCTGCAACTAGATCTCGATAGGGACAATGGCAAGTATCTGTCTTCGAAAGCAAATAGAAGCATTCGCAACCTTTATACTCTTCACAG tGTTTTGGTTCACAGTGGTGGCGTTCATGGTGGACACTATTATGCTTATATTAGGCCAACTCTATCAAATCAGTG GTTTAAATTTGATGATGAACGGGTAACAAGAGAAGATTCAAAGAGGGCAATAGAAGAACAGTATGGTGGTGAAGAAGAG TTACCTCATATCAACCCTGGGTTCAACAACTCTCCCTTCAAATTTACAAAGTACTCAAATGCATATATGCTTGTTTATATTCGTGACAGTGACAAGGATAAGATAATTTGTAACGTGGATGAGAAGGACATTGCCCAACACCTAAGA gTTAGATTAAAGaaagaacaagaagaaaaagagaagaagaggaaggaaAAGGCAGAGGCTCACTTGTATACCATCGTAAAG ATTGCACGTGAGGATGATATGTGTGCACAGATTGGAAAGGATATATTCTTTGATCTAGTTGATCATGATAAAGTATGGAGTTTTCGCATTAAAAAACAAATGCCATTTATGTCGGTTAAG GAAGAAGTTGCTAGAGAGTTTCGTATACCTGTCCCATGTCAACGATTTTGGCTATGGGCAAGGCGGCAAAATTATACATATCGGCTAAATAGACCATTGACATCTAGTGAGGAAACTCGGTTG GTTGGAGAGTTGACAGAAGTTTCCATTAATGGAAATAATTCAGAGCTGACATTATTTTTGGAATTTGGAATAAATCCG ggttttgggttttgtcCTCCTCCTGTGAAGACAAAAGAAGATTTGTTGCTATTCTTTAAAGTTTATGATCCCTCTCAGGAAAAGCTGCG GTATGTTGGGAGTCTTTATGTCAAAGGTAGTGGGAAGCCATTGGATATATTGTCTACACTAAAACGAATGGCAGGATTTGctgttgatgaagaaattgaactATTTGAG gaaattaaatttgaacCTCGTGTCATGTGTGAACATGTTGATAGGAATATGACTTATCGTGACAATCAG CTTGAGGATGGTGATATTATTTGCTACCAGAAATTCCCCAAAGCTGGAAGTGGTGAGCAGCTTCACTGTCCCAACAACGTTTATTCGTTCTTGGAATATGTGCACAACCGTCag GTTGTTCGCTTCCGATTTTTGGGGAAACCGAAAGAGGATGAATTCAGTCTTGAGTT GTCAAAGCTTCACACATACGATGATGTTGTTATGAAGGTTGCTCAACATCTTGGTTTGAGTGATTCTTCTAAAATCAGACTTACGTCTCACAACTGCTACTCCCAACAACCTAAAGCACAGCCTATAAAGTACCAAGGAGTTGAAAATTTGTCTGACATGCTGATTCACCTCAATCAG atttCTGATATACTGTACTATGAAATATTGGATATCCCTCTGCCAGAATTGCAATGCATAAAAACTCTTAAAATTGCTTTCCATCTTGCTACGAAGGATGAA GTGGTCATTTCTACTGTTAGATTACCAAAACAGAGTACAGTGGAAGTTTTACTGAATGATATTAAGTCAAAG GTGGATTTATCTCATCCTGATGCACAACTCAGATTGCTTGAAGTTTTCTATCACAAGATATACAAG ATTTTCTCACCGAGTGAAACAATTGAGAATATTAGTGATGAATATTGGAAGTTAAGAGCAGAGGAG ATTCCTGAAGAAGAGAGAAATCTTGGCCCTCTTGATCTGTTGATTCATGTTTATCATTTCTTTGGAGACACTTCTCATAAGTATTTG AAAATTCAGAATTTTGGAGATCCTTTTCTATTTGTTATCCGTGAGGGTGAGACATTAGCTGATGTCAAATTGCGGATACAGAAAAAGCTTCAAGTTCCGGATGCGGAGTTTTCAAGC TGGAAGTTTGCATTTGTGTTACATGATCGTCCTGAATTCCTACAAGATTCTGATATTGTTTCTGCTCGGTTTCAG AGAAGGGAGATTTTTGGTTCTTCGGAGCAATATCTTGGACTGGAACATGCTGACAGTGCTCCAAAAAGGTCTTACGCGGTTAACCAG GTTCGAGCTGTGTACAAcaatcatttctcaaatttccaGAACCGTCACGCACTTGAGAAGCCTGTAAAAATCTACAACTAA
- the LOC114191981 gene encoding ubiquitin carboxyl-terminal hydrolase 13-like isoform X2, which yields MPPLPLDQDEVMMDPIPDAPEMEESSSSAEAQTVDSLSSGRFTWTIKNFSRLARKVYSEVFYVGGHKWQILLFPKGNSVDHLSLYLDVADSMTLAPGWSRFAQFCLTVVNQFNTQYSFRKESQHLFNARESDWGFTNFMPLTELCDPSRGYCVNDTCIVEADVAIRKVLDYWSHDSKKETGYVGLKNQGATCYMNSLLQTLYHIPYFRKALYHMPTTENDMPLRSIPLALQSLFYKLQHNDTSVSTKELTKSFGWDTHDSFLQHDVQELNRVLCEKLEDKMKGTVVEGTIQQLFEGHHMNYIDCINVDYKSMREESFYDLQLDVKGCQNIYDSFDKYVEVEQLEGDNKYHAEWHGLQEARKGVLFVDFPPVLQLQLKRFEYDFMRDTMVKINDYYEFPLQLDLDRDNGKYLSSKANRSIRNLYTLHSVLVHSGGVHGGHYYAYIRPTLSNQWFKFDDERVTREDSKRAIEEQYGGEEELPHINPGFNNSPFKFTKYSNAYMLVYIRDSDKDKIICNVDEKDIAQHLRVRLKKEQEEKEKKRKEKAEAHLYTIVKIAREDDMCAQIGKDIFFDLVDHDKVWSFRIKKQMPFMSVKEEVAREFRIPVPCQRFWLWARRQNYTYRLNRPLTSSEETRLVGELTEVSINGNNSELTLFLEFGINPGFGFCPPPVKTKEDLLLFFKVYDPSQEKLRYVGSLYVKGSGKPLDILSTLKRMAGFAVDEEIELFEEIKFEPRVMCEHVDRNMTYRDNQLEDGDIICYQKFPKAGSGEQLHCPNNVYSFLEYVHNRQVVRFRFLGKPKEDEFSLELSKLHTYDDVVMKVAQHLGLSDSSKIRLTSHNCYSQQPKAQPIKYQGVENLSDMLIHLNQISDILYYEILDIPLPELQCIKTLKIAFHLATKDEVVISTVRLPKQSTVEVLLNDIKSKVDLSHPDAQLRLLEVFYHKIYKIFSPSETIENISDEYWKLRAEEIPEEERNLGPLDLLIHVYHFFGDTSHKYLKIQNFGDPFLFVIREGETLADVKLRIQKKLQVPDAEFSSWKFAFVLHDRPEFLQDSDIVSARFQRREIFGSSEQYLGLEHADSAPKRSYAVNQVRAVYNNHFSNFQNRHALEKPVKIYN from the exons ATGCCGCCTCTGCCACTAGAC CAGGACGAGGTGATGATGGATCCTATTCCAGATGCTCCCGAGATGGAAG AAAGCTCGAGTTCTGCTGAAGCACAAACTGTGGATAGTCTGTCATCAGGGAGATTCACATGGACTATTAAGAATTTTTCGAGGCTTGCTAGGAAAGTATATTCTGAAGTTTTCTATGTTGGGGGACACAAATG GCAGATACTCTTATTTCCAAAGGGGAATAGTGTTGATCATTTATCACTGTATCTAGATGTTGCTGATTCAATGACGTTGGCTCCTGGATGGAGTAGATTTGCCCAGTTTTGCTTGACTGTTGTTAATCAATTCAATACTCAATACTCTTTCAGGAAAG AATCACAGCATCTATTTAATGCTCGTGAGAGTGACTGGGGTTTCACTAATTTCATGCCTCTTACGGAATTATGTGATCCTAGCCGAGGTTATTGTGTTAATGATACATGCATAGTTGAAGCTGATGTTGCTATTCGTAAGGTTCTTGATTACTGGTCACATGACTCAAAAAAGGAAACTGGTTATGTTGGACTGAAAAACCAAGGAGCTACTTGTTACATGAATTCACTTCTTCAGACACTGTATCACATTCCTTATTTTAGAAAG gCTTTGTACCACATGCCTACAACTGAGAATGACATGCCATTAAGGAGCATTCCTCTAGCATTGCAGAGCTTATTCTACAAGTTGCAGCATAATGACACTAGTGTATCTACAAAAGAGTTAACCAAGTCATTTGGATGGGATACACATGATTCATTCTTGCAGCATGATGTCCAAGAACTTAATAGAGTTCTTTGTGAAAAGTTAGAAGACAAAATGAAG GGAACTGTTGTTGAAGGCACCATACAGCAGTTGTTTGAAGGTCACCACATGAACTATATTGATTGCATCAATGTTGACTACAAATCAATGAGAGAAGAATCATTCTATG ATCTTCAGCTTGATGTCAAAGGATGTCAGAACATTTACGATTCTTTTGACAAATATGTTGAAGTAGAACAGCTTGAAGGCGATAACAAGTATCATGCTGAGTGGCATGGTTTACAG GAGGCTAGGAAGGGTGTTTTGTTCGTTGATTTTCCACCTGTTCTTCAGCTGCAACTGAAACGGTTTGAATATGATTTTATGCGAGACACCATGGTAAAG ATCAATGACTACTATGAGTTCCCCCTGCAACTAGATCTCGATAGGGACAATGGCAAGTATCTGTCTTCGAAAGCAAATAGAAGCATTCGCAACCTTTATACTCTTCACAG tGTTTTGGTTCACAGTGGTGGCGTTCATGGTGGACACTATTATGCTTATATTAGGCCAACTCTATCAAATCAGTG GTTTAAATTTGATGATGAACGGGTAACAAGAGAAGATTCAAAGAGGGCAATAGAAGAACAGTATGGTGGTGAAGAAGAG TTACCTCATATCAACCCTGGGTTCAACAACTCTCCCTTCAAATTTACAAAGTACTCAAATGCATATATGCTTGTTTATATTCGTGACAGTGACAAGGATAAGATAATTTGTAACGTGGATGAGAAGGACATTGCCCAACACCTAAGA gTTAGATTAAAGaaagaacaagaagaaaaagagaagaagaggaaggaaAAGGCAGAGGCTCACTTGTATACCATCGTAAAG ATTGCACGTGAGGATGATATGTGTGCACAGATTGGAAAGGATATATTCTTTGATCTAGTTGATCATGATAAAGTATGGAGTTTTCGCATTAAAAAACAAATGCCATTTATGTCGGTTAAG GAAGAAGTTGCTAGAGAGTTTCGTATACCTGTCCCATGTCAACGATTTTGGCTATGGGCAAGGCGGCAAAATTATACATATCGGCTAAATAGACCATTGACATCTAGTGAGGAAACTCGGTTG GTTGGAGAGTTGACAGAAGTTTCCATTAATGGAAATAATTCAGAGCTGACATTATTTTTGGAATTTGGAATAAATCCG ggttttgggttttgtcCTCCTCCTGTGAAGACAAAAGAAGATTTGTTGCTATTCTTTAAAGTTTATGATCCCTCTCAGGAAAAGCTGCG GTATGTTGGGAGTCTTTATGTCAAAGGTAGTGGGAAGCCATTGGATATATTGTCTACACTAAAACGAATGGCAGGATTTGctgttgatgaagaaattgaactATTTGAG gaaattaaatttgaacCTCGTGTCATGTGTGAACATGTTGATAGGAATATGACTTATCGTGACAATCAG CTTGAGGATGGTGATATTATTTGCTACCAGAAATTCCCCAAAGCTGGAAGTGGTGAGCAGCTTCACTGTCCCAACAACGTTTATTCGTTCTTGGAATATGTGCACAACCGTCag GTTGTTCGCTTCCGATTTTTGGGGAAACCGAAAGAGGATGAATTCAGTCTTGAGTT GTCAAAGCTTCACACATACGATGATGTTGTTATGAAGGTTGCTCAACATCTTGGTTTGAGTGATTCTTCTAAAATCAGACTTACGTCTCACAACTGCTACTCCCAACAACCTAAAGCACAGCCTATAAAGTACCAAGGAGTTGAAAATTTGTCTGACATGCTGATTCACCTCAATCAG atttCTGATATACTGTACTATGAAATATTGGATATCCCTCTGCCAGAATTGCAATGCATAAAAACTCTTAAAATTGCTTTCCATCTTGCTACGAAGGATGAA GTGGTCATTTCTACTGTTAGATTACCAAAACAGAGTACAGTGGAAGTTTTACTGAATGATATTAAGTCAAAG GTGGATTTATCTCATCCTGATGCACAACTCAGATTGCTTGAAGTTTTCTATCACAAGATATACAAG ATTTTCTCACCGAGTGAAACAATTGAGAATATTAGTGATGAATATTGGAAGTTAAGAGCAGAGGAG ATTCCTGAAGAAGAGAGAAATCTTGGCCCTCTTGATCTGTTGATTCATGTTTATCATTTCTTTGGAGACACTTCTCATAAGTATTTG AAAATTCAGAATTTTGGAGATCCTTTTCTATTTGTTATCCGTGAGGGTGAGACATTAGCTGATGTCAAATTGCGGATACAGAAAAAGCTTCAAGTTCCGGATGCGGAGTTTTCAAGC TGGAAGTTTGCATTTGTGTTACATGATCGTCCTGAATTCCTACAAGATTCTGATATTGTTTCTGCTCGGTTTCAG AGAAGGGAGATTTTTGGTTCTTCGGAGCAATATCTTGGACTGGAACATGCTGACAGTGCTCCAAAAAGGTCTTACGCGGTTAACCAG GTTCGAGCTGTGTACAAcaatcatttctcaaatttccaGAACCGTCACGCACTTGAGAAGCCTGTAAAAATCTACAACTAA
- the LOC114191981 gene encoding ubiquitin carboxyl-terminal hydrolase 12-like isoform X3: protein MMDPIPDAPEMEESSSSAEAQTVDSLSSGRFTWTIKNFSRLARKVYSEVFYVGGHKWQILLFPKGNSVDHLSLYLDVADSMTLAPGWSRFAQFCLTVVNQFNTQYSFRKESQHLFNARESDWGFTNFMPLTELCDPSRGYCVNDTCIVEADVAIRKVLDYWSHDSKKETGYVGLKNQGATCYMNSLLQTLYHIPYFRKALYHMPTTENDMPLRSIPLALQSLFYKLQHNDTSVSTKELTKSFGWDTHDSFLQHDVQELNRVLCEKLEDKMKGTVVEGTIQQLFEGHHMNYIDCINVDYKSMREESFYDLQLDVKGCQNIYDSFDKYVEVEQLEGDNKYHAEWHGLQEARKGVLFVDFPPVLQLQLKRFEYDFMRDTMVKINDYYEFPLQLDLDRDNGKYLSSKANRSIRNLYTLHSVLVHSGGVHGGHYYAYIRPTLSNQWFKFDDERVTREDSKRAIEEQYGGEEELPHINPGFNNSPFKFTKYSNAYMLVYIRDSDKDKIICNVDEKDIAQHLRVRLKKEQEEKEKKRKEKAEAHLYTIVKIAREDDMCAQIGKDIFFDLVDHDKVWSFRIKKQMPFMSVKEEVAREFRIPVPCQRFWLWARRQNYTYRLNRPLTSSEETRLVGELTEVSINGNNSELTLFLEFGINPGFGFCPPPVKTKEDLLLFFKVYDPSQEKLRYVGSLYVKGSGKPLDILSTLKRMAGFAVDEEIELFEEIKFEPRVMCEHVDRNMTYRDNQLEDGDIICYQKFPKAGSGEQLHCPNNVYSFLEYVHNRQVVRFRFLGKPKEDEFSLELSKLHTYDDVVMKVAQHLGLSDSSKIRLTSHNCYSQQPKAQPIKYQGVENLSDMLIHLNQISDILYYEILDIPLPELQCIKTLKIAFHLATKDEVVISTVRLPKQSTVEVLLNDIKSKVDLSHPDAQLRLLEVFYHKIYKIFSPSETIENISDEYWKLRAEEIPEEERNLGPLDLLIHVYHFFGDTSHKYLKIQNFGDPFLFVIREGETLADVKLRIQKKLQVPDAEFSSWKFAFVLHDRPEFLQDSDIVSARFQRREIFGSSEQYLGLEHADSAPKRSYAVNQVRAVYNNHFSNFQNRHALEKPVKIYN, encoded by the exons ATGATGGATCCTATTCCAGATGCTCCCGAGATGGAAG AAAGCTCGAGTTCTGCTGAAGCACAAACTGTGGATAGTCTGTCATCAGGGAGATTCACATGGACTATTAAGAATTTTTCGAGGCTTGCTAGGAAAGTATATTCTGAAGTTTTCTATGTTGGGGGACACAAATG GCAGATACTCTTATTTCCAAAGGGGAATAGTGTTGATCATTTATCACTGTATCTAGATGTTGCTGATTCAATGACGTTGGCTCCTGGATGGAGTAGATTTGCCCAGTTTTGCTTGACTGTTGTTAATCAATTCAATACTCAATACTCTTTCAGGAAAG AATCACAGCATCTATTTAATGCTCGTGAGAGTGACTGGGGTTTCACTAATTTCATGCCTCTTACGGAATTATGTGATCCTAGCCGAGGTTATTGTGTTAATGATACATGCATAGTTGAAGCTGATGTTGCTATTCGTAAGGTTCTTGATTACTGGTCACATGACTCAAAAAAGGAAACTGGTTATGTTGGACTGAAAAACCAAGGAGCTACTTGTTACATGAATTCACTTCTTCAGACACTGTATCACATTCCTTATTTTAGAAAG gCTTTGTACCACATGCCTACAACTGAGAATGACATGCCATTAAGGAGCATTCCTCTAGCATTGCAGAGCTTATTCTACAAGTTGCAGCATAATGACACTAGTGTATCTACAAAAGAGTTAACCAAGTCATTTGGATGGGATACACATGATTCATTCTTGCAGCATGATGTCCAAGAACTTAATAGAGTTCTTTGTGAAAAGTTAGAAGACAAAATGAAG GGAACTGTTGTTGAAGGCACCATACAGCAGTTGTTTGAAGGTCACCACATGAACTATATTGATTGCATCAATGTTGACTACAAATCAATGAGAGAAGAATCATTCTATG ATCTTCAGCTTGATGTCAAAGGATGTCAGAACATTTACGATTCTTTTGACAAATATGTTGAAGTAGAACAGCTTGAAGGCGATAACAAGTATCATGCTGAGTGGCATGGTTTACAG GAGGCTAGGAAGGGTGTTTTGTTCGTTGATTTTCCACCTGTTCTTCAGCTGCAACTGAAACGGTTTGAATATGATTTTATGCGAGACACCATGGTAAAG ATCAATGACTACTATGAGTTCCCCCTGCAACTAGATCTCGATAGGGACAATGGCAAGTATCTGTCTTCGAAAGCAAATAGAAGCATTCGCAACCTTTATACTCTTCACAG tGTTTTGGTTCACAGTGGTGGCGTTCATGGTGGACACTATTATGCTTATATTAGGCCAACTCTATCAAATCAGTG GTTTAAATTTGATGATGAACGGGTAACAAGAGAAGATTCAAAGAGGGCAATAGAAGAACAGTATGGTGGTGAAGAAGAG TTACCTCATATCAACCCTGGGTTCAACAACTCTCCCTTCAAATTTACAAAGTACTCAAATGCATATATGCTTGTTTATATTCGTGACAGTGACAAGGATAAGATAATTTGTAACGTGGATGAGAAGGACATTGCCCAACACCTAAGA gTTAGATTAAAGaaagaacaagaagaaaaagagaagaagaggaaggaaAAGGCAGAGGCTCACTTGTATACCATCGTAAAG ATTGCACGTGAGGATGATATGTGTGCACAGATTGGAAAGGATATATTCTTTGATCTAGTTGATCATGATAAAGTATGGAGTTTTCGCATTAAAAAACAAATGCCATTTATGTCGGTTAAG GAAGAAGTTGCTAGAGAGTTTCGTATACCTGTCCCATGTCAACGATTTTGGCTATGGGCAAGGCGGCAAAATTATACATATCGGCTAAATAGACCATTGACATCTAGTGAGGAAACTCGGTTG GTTGGAGAGTTGACAGAAGTTTCCATTAATGGAAATAATTCAGAGCTGACATTATTTTTGGAATTTGGAATAAATCCG ggttttgggttttgtcCTCCTCCTGTGAAGACAAAAGAAGATTTGTTGCTATTCTTTAAAGTTTATGATCCCTCTCAGGAAAAGCTGCG GTATGTTGGGAGTCTTTATGTCAAAGGTAGTGGGAAGCCATTGGATATATTGTCTACACTAAAACGAATGGCAGGATTTGctgttgatgaagaaattgaactATTTGAG gaaattaaatttgaacCTCGTGTCATGTGTGAACATGTTGATAGGAATATGACTTATCGTGACAATCAG CTTGAGGATGGTGATATTATTTGCTACCAGAAATTCCCCAAAGCTGGAAGTGGTGAGCAGCTTCACTGTCCCAACAACGTTTATTCGTTCTTGGAATATGTGCACAACCGTCag GTTGTTCGCTTCCGATTTTTGGGGAAACCGAAAGAGGATGAATTCAGTCTTGAGTT GTCAAAGCTTCACACATACGATGATGTTGTTATGAAGGTTGCTCAACATCTTGGTTTGAGTGATTCTTCTAAAATCAGACTTACGTCTCACAACTGCTACTCCCAACAACCTAAAGCACAGCCTATAAAGTACCAAGGAGTTGAAAATTTGTCTGACATGCTGATTCACCTCAATCAG atttCTGATATACTGTACTATGAAATATTGGATATCCCTCTGCCAGAATTGCAATGCATAAAAACTCTTAAAATTGCTTTCCATCTTGCTACGAAGGATGAA GTGGTCATTTCTACTGTTAGATTACCAAAACAGAGTACAGTGGAAGTTTTACTGAATGATATTAAGTCAAAG GTGGATTTATCTCATCCTGATGCACAACTCAGATTGCTTGAAGTTTTCTATCACAAGATATACAAG ATTTTCTCACCGAGTGAAACAATTGAGAATATTAGTGATGAATATTGGAAGTTAAGAGCAGAGGAG ATTCCTGAAGAAGAGAGAAATCTTGGCCCTCTTGATCTGTTGATTCATGTTTATCATTTCTTTGGAGACACTTCTCATAAGTATTTG AAAATTCAGAATTTTGGAGATCCTTTTCTATTTGTTATCCGTGAGGGTGAGACATTAGCTGATGTCAAATTGCGGATACAGAAAAAGCTTCAAGTTCCGGATGCGGAGTTTTCAAGC TGGAAGTTTGCATTTGTGTTACATGATCGTCCTGAATTCCTACAAGATTCTGATATTGTTTCTGCTCGGTTTCAG AGAAGGGAGATTTTTGGTTCTTCGGAGCAATATCTTGGACTGGAACATGCTGACAGTGCTCCAAAAAGGTCTTACGCGGTTAACCAG GTTCGAGCTGTGTACAAcaatcatttctcaaatttccaGAACCGTCACGCACTTGAGAAGCCTGTAAAAATCTACAACTAA